In Rhizobium sp. WSM4643, the following are encoded in one genomic region:
- a CDS encoding ABC transporter ATP-binding protein — protein sequence MAFLEISGLKKRFGAVDILKGIDLELEKGGFLVLVGPSGCGKSTLLNTIAGLETITSGDIRIDGRDISGLHPSKRDIAMVFQSYALYPNMTVAGNIAFGMEIRGVPKEERARAIAQVSDMLQIGHLLDRKPSQLSGGQRQRVAMGRALVRNPQVFLFDEPLSNLDAKLRVDMRTEIKRLHQRMGTTFVYVTHDQIEAMTLATKIAVLKDGVLQQFGTPAEIYNSPSNIFVADFMGSPAMNLLTATVENGAGGLEVSLERPNAAPLRLPVISGNHGLTAYTGRQVIFGIRPEALTDPDGADRKARALTEGDCLIEVVEPAGSDTFAVTKLGGKSVVARLRADTGIAPGQQTRLAFNLDKAVFFDPASQVRIG from the coding sequence ATGGCCTTCCTCGAAATCTCCGGTCTCAAAAAGCGCTTCGGCGCCGTCGACATTCTCAAGGGGATCGACCTCGAACTCGAAAAGGGCGGCTTTCTCGTGCTGGTCGGCCCGTCCGGCTGCGGCAAGTCCACCCTGCTCAACACCATTGCCGGGCTGGAGACGATCACCTCCGGCGATATCAGGATCGACGGGCGCGACATCAGCGGTCTGCATCCTTCCAAGCGCGACATCGCCATGGTGTTCCAGTCCTATGCGCTCTATCCGAACATGACGGTGGCGGGCAACATCGCCTTCGGCATGGAGATCCGCGGCGTGCCGAAGGAGGAGCGGGCCAGGGCGATCGCCCAGGTCTCCGACATGCTGCAGATCGGCCATCTGCTCGACCGCAAGCCGAGCCAGCTCTCCGGCGGCCAGCGCCAGCGTGTCGCCATGGGAAGGGCGCTGGTGCGCAATCCGCAGGTCTTCCTGTTCGACGAGCCGCTCTCCAATCTCGACGCCAAGCTGCGCGTCGACATGCGCACCGAGATCAAGCGGCTGCATCAGCGCATGGGCACCACCTTCGTCTATGTCACCCATGACCAGATCGAGGCGATGACGCTGGCGACCAAGATCGCCGTGTTGAAGGACGGCGTGCTGCAGCAGTTCGGCACGCCGGCCGAGATCTATAACAGCCCCTCCAACATCTTCGTTGCCGACTTCATGGGATCGCCGGCGATGAACCTCTTGACCGCCACCGTCGAAAACGGCGCCGGCGGTCTCGAAGTCTCGCTGGAGCGGCCGAATGCCGCCCCGCTCAGGCTCCCGGTCATCTCAGGCAATCACGGCCTGACCGCCTATACCGGCAGACAGGTGATCTTCGGCATCCGCCCCGAGGCCTTGACCGATCCCGATGGCGCCGACCGCAAGGCGCGCGCGCTGACCGAGGGCGATTGCCTGATCGAGGTGGTCGAACCGGCCGGCTCCGACACCTTCGCCGTCACCAAGCTCGGCGGCAAATCCGTCGTCGCCCGCCTGCGCGCCGATACCGGCATCGCTCCCGGACAACAAACCCGCCTGGCCTTCAATCTCGACAAGGCCGTGTTCTTCGATCCAGCGAGCCAGGTCCGGATTGGGTGA
- a CDS encoding carbohydrate ABC transporter permease, with protein MSTVATTDPVLTPRQSTAISLRGRLQDALPKIVLAPSFVITIIFVYGFIVWTAYLSFTNSKTFPSYALTGARAYQRLWRWTFESDPPSSWYTSITNMAIFGFLYIGICLALGLFLAILLDQKIRGEGLLRPIFLYPMALSFIVTGVAWKWFLDPGLGLEQTLHHFGWTSFHFDWIKNKDFVIYTVVIAGVWQASGFVMAMFLAGLRGIDGEIMKAAQIDGASPFQLYRRIVIPLLRPIFLSAFIVLAHMAIKSYDLVVALTSGGPGGSAWLPSNFMYEYTFKRNEMAVGSASAIIMLMTISAIIVPYLYSELKEKAR; from the coding sequence ATGAGCACCGTTGCGACCACCGATCCGGTTCTGACGCCGCGGCAATCGACGGCGATCTCGTTGCGGGGCCGGCTGCAGGATGCGCTGCCGAAGATCGTCTTGGCGCCGAGCTTCGTCATCACCATCATCTTCGTCTACGGCTTCATCGTCTGGACGGCCTATCTGTCGTTCACCAATTCCAAGACCTTTCCCTCCTATGCGCTGACCGGCGCACGCGCCTATCAGCGGCTGTGGCGCTGGACCTTCGAGAGCGATCCGCCGTCGTCCTGGTACACCTCGATCACCAACATGGCGATCTTCGGCTTCCTCTATATCGGCATCTGCCTGGCGCTCGGCCTGTTTCTCGCCATCCTGCTCGACCAGAAGATCCGCGGCGAGGGTCTGCTCCGACCGATCTTCCTCTATCCGATGGCGCTTTCGTTCATCGTCACCGGCGTTGCCTGGAAATGGTTCCTCGATCCCGGCCTCGGGCTGGAACAGACGCTGCACCATTTCGGCTGGACCAGTTTCCACTTCGACTGGATCAAGAACAAGGACTTCGTCATCTATACCGTCGTCATTGCCGGCGTCTGGCAGGCGTCGGGCTTCGTCATGGCGATGTTCCTGGCGGGCTTACGCGGTATCGACGGCGAGATCATGAAGGCCGCCCAGATCGATGGCGCCTCGCCATTCCAGCTTTATCGGCGCATCGTCATTCCGCTGCTGCGGCCGATCTTTCTCTCGGCCTTCATCGTGCTCGCCCATATGGCGATCAAGTCCTACGACCTGGTGGTGGCGCTGACCTCCGGCGGTCCCGGCGGCTCGGCCTGGCTGCCGTCCAACTTCATGTATGAATACACCTTCAAGCGCAACGAAATGGCCGTCGGCTCGGCCAGCGCCATCATCATGCTGATGACCATCTCGGCGATCATCGTTCCCTATCTCTATTCCGAACTGAAGGAGAAGGCGCGATGA
- a CDS encoding carbohydrate ABC transporter permease yields MSSVTSSTQTLAATSTATLPQARDNRNDNTRWIGRTVIYGLLLIFAVLYLMPLFVMLTTSFKTMDEIQNGNMLALPQAPTFDPWIKAWGETCVGLTCAGIKGYFWNSIKMVVPRVAISTIMGALNGYVLTKWRFPGHTLVFGLMLFACFIPFQSVLLPMATILGSLGRFGATLQNATGLSFGFGNPTVNLVFVHVVYGLGFTTLFFRNFYEAFPTELVRAAQVDGASFFQIFRRIMLPNSLPIIVVTVIYQFTNIWNDFLFASAYAGTGESMPMTVALNNVVNTSTGVVEYNVNMAAAMIAAVPTLIVYILAGRYFVRGLMAGAVKG; encoded by the coding sequence ATGAGCAGCGTGACCTCTTCAACCCAGACCTTGGCAGCAACCTCGACTGCAACGCTGCCACAGGCCCGCGACAACAGGAATGACAACACCCGCTGGATCGGCCGCACCGTCATCTACGGCCTGCTGCTGATCTTCGCCGTCCTCTATCTGATGCCGCTCTTCGTCATGCTGACGACCTCGTTCAAGACCATGGACGAGATCCAGAACGGCAACATGCTGGCGCTGCCGCAAGCGCCGACCTTCGATCCCTGGATCAAGGCCTGGGGCGAGACCTGCGTCGGGCTGACCTGCGCCGGCATCAAGGGCTACTTCTGGAACTCGATCAAGATGGTGGTGCCGCGGGTCGCGATCTCCACCATCATGGGGGCGCTGAACGGTTATGTGCTGACCAAATGGCGCTTTCCCGGCCACACGCTGGTGTTCGGGCTGATGCTGTTTGCCTGCTTCATTCCGTTCCAGTCGGTGCTGCTGCCGATGGCAACGATCCTCGGCTCGCTCGGCCGCTTCGGCGCCACACTGCAGAACGCCACGGGTTTGAGCTTCGGCTTCGGCAATCCGACGGTCAATCTGGTCTTCGTCCATGTCGTCTATGGCCTCGGCTTCACGACGCTGTTCTTCCGCAATTTCTACGAGGCCTTTCCGACCGAGCTGGTCCGGGCCGCCCAGGTCGATGGCGCCAGCTTCTTCCAGATCTTCCGCCGCATCATGCTGCCGAACTCGCTGCCGATCATCGTCGTCACGGTGATCTACCAGTTCACCAATATCTGGAACGACTTCCTGTTTGCCTCGGCTTACGCCGGCACCGGCGAATCCATGCCGATGACGGTGGCGCTGAACAATGTCGTCAACACCTCGACGGGCGTCGTCGAATACAATGTCAACATGGCGGCGGCGATGATTGCCGCCGTGCCGACGCTCATCGTCTATATCCTCGCCGGCCGCTACTTCGTGCGCGGTCTGATGGCGGGCGCTGTCAAAGGGTAA